GGTAAAACACCCATTCCAACAAGGTTAGTTCTATGAATTCTTTCAATTGATTCAGCAATTACAACTTCAACACCTGCAAGTCTTACACCTTTAGCTGCCCAGTCTCTTGAACTTCCTTGACCATAGTTTGTTCCAGCAACGATAATTAATGGTTGTTTTCTTTCCATATAAGTCTCTATTGCTTCCCACATTCTTGACTCTTTGCCTTCTGGCATAATTTTTGTTAGGCTTCCTTGTTTTACTTTACCATTCTCATCTTTAACCATTTCATTGTATAGTTTTGGATTTGCTAAAGTTGCTCTAAGTGCTGTGTTATGGTCACCTCTATGTGTTGCATAAGAGTTTAAATCCTCAAGTGGTAATCCCATTTTTAAACAATACTCACCAGATGCACTATTTGCTTGAATAGCATTTGAAGGTGATAAGTGGTCTGTTGTAATATCATTTGGGAATACTCCAAGTGGTCTTAAGTTTTTAAGAGCTGGCATACTCATAAATGCATCTTCCCAATATGGTGGTTTTTGAATATATGTTGATTTTGCATCCCATTTATAAAATGGCTCAGCTTTTGCACCTTTGTCTGATTTTGCAAACATTGGGTCATATATTTTTGCAAACATCTCTGGTTTTACAGATTTGTAAACAATTGCATCAATCTCTTCATCACTTGGCCAAAGATCTTTAAGTCTTACTTCATTTCCATTTTTATCAATTCCAATAACACCTGTTTCAATATTAACTCTAATACTTCCAGCAAGTGCATATGCAACTACAAGTGGTGGAGAAGCTAAGAATGCCTCTTTAATAAATGGATGGATTCTTCCATCGAAGTTTCTATTTCCTGATAAAACAGCAGTTGTGTAAACACCACTTGCTGTTGCTTCAGCTTCAATTTTTGGATCAAGTGCACCACTCATTCCATTACATGTTGTACAAGCAAAACCTACAATTCCAAATCCTAATTTCTCTAATTCACCTAAAAGACCTGAATCTTTTAAATATATTTCAGAAACTTTTGAACCAGGAGCAAGTGAAGATTTTACCCATCTTTTTCTTGTAAGTCCAAGCTCATTTGCTTTTTTAGCTAATAATCCAGCTGCAACAACGTTTCTTGGATTTGATGTGTTTGTACATGATGTAATAGCAGCAATTAAAACTGCACCATCTGGCATAACATCATTTGAAATTTCGATTTTTTTAGCAATTCCTCTATCATCAAGAGCTGATACAGGAAGAAGTTTATGTGGTTGAGATGGACCTGCTAATGTTCTTGTAACAGTAGTTAAATCAAATTTAATTGTTCTTGCATATGTTGCTTCACTTAAAGTATCTGCCCATAGACCATTTGCTTTTGCATAAGTTTCAACTAATTTTACTTGCTCAGGAGATCTTCCAGTGATTCTTAAATAATCAATAGTTCTATCATCAATAGCAAACATAGCAGCACTTGCACCATACTCAGGAGTCATATTTGAAATAGTTGCTCTATCACCTAAATCAAGATATTTAATTCCGCTTCCATAGAACTCTAAATATGCAGAAATAACATTGTTATCTCTTAAAAAAGAAGTTAAAGATAAAGCTATATCAGTAGCAGTTATTCCAGCACCTCTAGTACCAGTAATTTCAACTCCAATGATTTCTGGAACCCTCATATAAGATGGATTTCCAAGCATTACATTTTCAGCTTCAAGTCCACCAACTCCAACAGCAATAACTCCAAGAGCATCAACATGTGGTGTGTGTGAATCAGTTCCAACAAGTGTATCAGGAGATGCAATACCATCAATATTGTGAATAACTGGAGACATTTTCTCAAGGTTAATTTGGTGCATAATACCATTTCCTGGAGGAATAACATCTACATTATCAAATGCTTTTTTAGTCCAGTTAATGAAATCAAATCTATCTGCATTTCTTCTATCTTCA
Above is a genomic segment from Aliarcobacter cryaerophilus containing:
- the acnD gene encoding Fe/S-dependent 2-methylisocitrate dehydratase AcnD, with translation MTNEKYLKQLDGLDTKYYDVKSAVEDITPGSFAKLNYTSRVLAENLLRKCPSEDLKDSLIQLIEKRTDKDFPWYPSRVICHDILGLTAFVDLAGLREAVAKEGVDPQKINPVVPTQLIVDHSLAVECGGFDPDAFQKNRDIEDRRNADRFDFINWTKKAFDNVDVIPPGNGIMHQINLEKMSPVIHNIDGIASPDTLVGTDSHTPHVDALGVIAVGVGGLEAENVMLGNPSYMRVPEIIGVEITGTRGAGITATDIALSLTSFLRDNNVISAYLEFYGSGIKYLDLGDRATISNMTPEYGASAAMFAIDDRTIDYLRITGRSPEQVKLVETYAKANGLWADTLSEATYARTIKFDLTTVTRTLAGPSQPHKLLPVSALDDRGIAKKIEISNDVMPDGAVLIAAITSCTNTSNPRNVVAAGLLAKKANELGLTRKRWVKSSLAPGSKVSEIYLKDSGLLGELEKLGFGIVGFACTTCNGMSGALDPKIEAEATASGVYTTAVLSGNRNFDGRIHPFIKEAFLASPPLVVAYALAGSIRVNIETGVIGIDKNGNEVRLKDLWPSDEEIDAIVYKSVKPEMFAKIYDPMFAKSDKGAKAEPFYKWDAKSTYIQKPPYWEDAFMSMPALKNLRPLGVFPNDITTDHLSPSNAIQANSASGEYCLKMGLPLEDLNSYATHRGDHNTALRATLANPKLYNEMVKDENGKVKQGSLTKIMPEGKESRMWEAIETYMERKQPLIIVAGTNYGQGSSRDWAAKGVRLAGVEVVIAESIERIHRTNLVGMGVLPLQFKKGDTRHTYNIDGTETFDILGNIEPRGDLTVSMTRANGEKVEFKVTCRLDTSAEVEVYKAGGILQKFAKDVIAENK